The Anomaloglossus baeobatrachus isolate aAnoBae1 chromosome 7, aAnoBae1.hap1, whole genome shotgun sequence sequence TGGTTCCCTGCAAAATATGGAGATAGGAAGACACATAAGTGACAGTGAAGAGACCGTGCAGTGCGTGGGGGGGACCGGCACAGGGCGATACGTGTGATACCGGCCGTCAGTGATGTACATGTCCCAGCGCACTGCGCCCGGCTGGAATCTCACTGTGTGATGGGACTAATAGGAACAAACGTCCCGATACTTACAGGAGCCACAGAATTAACCCGGACCCCAGTGTAGGCCCATTCAATAGCCAGGCTTTTCGTCAGGTTGTCCACAGCGGCTCGTGCGGCTCCAGTGTGCCTGCGACACAAAACACAGCAATGACCGCAGTCATTGGAATCCGTAAAAAGCCCCTGACAGCCGAGCGCCATTATCGCAGGATCGGGGAAAGGGTCAGTTACTAATTACAAGTCTAATCTTACGCCATGATGGGAAATCCTCGCCACATGTCTGCCACGATGTTCACTATGGCGCCACCATGTTCCTTCATCCAGGCATTGTACACTGGAGGAAGACAAAGGGGTATTGTCAGTGACCGCCAGACACCACTACTGCCAGGAGAAGAGGACATCAATATGGGGGATCATAGTAAGTAACCCCCAGAATGATGCAGAACTGCAGAGATAATCACCGACACTACACAATGCACAGGATCACTCAGTGCTGCTGCTGTGCAGCCACTTcatgtactatactccagagctgcactcactattctgctggtgcagtcactgtgtacatacattacattactgatcctgagttacctcctgtattatactccagagctgcgctccctattctgctggtgcagtcactgtgtatatacattacattactgatcctgagttacctcctgtattatactccagagctgcactcactattctgctggtgcagtcactgtgtatatacattatattactgatcctgagttacctcctgtattatactccagagctgcactcactattctgctggtgcagtcactgtgtatatacattatattactgatcctgagttacctcctgtattatactccagagctgcactcactattctgctggtgcagtcactgtgtatatacattatattactgatcctgagttacctcctgtattatactccagagctgcactcactattctgctggtgcagtcactgtgtacgtacattacatgactgatcctgagttacctcccgtattatcctccagagctgacaGTACGTTTACCTGCTTTGCAGCAATAGAAGGTGCCGGTCAGGTTGGTCTCCACCACGGCGTTCCATCCTTTAGAAGTAATCGCTTCACTTGGACACGGGAATTGACCTCCTCCATTGTTGACTAAGAAGTCGATGCGACCATAAACGCTGAGTGTAGACTGAACCAGCGATTCTACCTATAAGAGAAAAGGAGACAAGAATGGAAAAACGAGCCAGCAATGCAGGGGTTAATACATGTCATAGTGATAATGGATCTCATTACAGTGGATCTCCTTCATAACCATTATGTGAACAGGTGGATCAGCAATAttttctcctgaaatcctctgcacAGCTGTCAGCCCCATTCACACTGCCCACCGTCCCCTCCCCACCGTCCCCTCCCCACCGTCCCCTGCCCACCGTCCCCTCCCCACCGTCCCCTCCCCACCGTCCCCTCCCCACCGTCCCCTCCCCACCGTCCCCTGCCCACCTCCTCCTCCTGGCGGATGTTACACTGCAGCGCTGTCACCATAGACGGGTTTGTGGGGGAGATCTGGGACACCAGCTCCTTGGCCGCTTCCTTCAGCCGTTCAAGCTTACGGGAGGCGATCACCACATTGCAACCTGTGAAGAGAAGACAGGGGATAATCATGGATGATGGGGGTACAGTGTTGGGGACCCCCAATTCCCGGATCAGCAGCTTGTGAGACGACACAGACACAAGACAAGTTGCCATTGCTTTGGAGGAATAAAGTCAGTATCGCTGGGTGATACAAGGGAATCACAGGGGAGAGTAAGAGGACACTGCAAAATATGGGGAACCCCTGAGGACGCGCATGGCGGATCCCACAAATTCCTCTGGAGTCAGGTCATTGACTCCTACCGTCCTCTGTGCaagtcacttaaagggaacctgcacgTCTAGAaaagttatactgtatatagaggcaatTTTCAGATAAATAGCTCTCATATCCCGTCTTACAGGATCAGCGGCTGCAAGTAAAAAATGAATTTtcattctccctgcagccgctggCTTCCAGTCATTGTGGTGGTGCACGGAGCGGTTGCAGTCACCGCTTTCTATTCTGTGAGTGCGGCTGTAATCACTCCCCGGCCGGCTCTGCTGAGTGTGCAGTGTgcgcagagcaggctgtcaatcattgTGCCGGGGAGTCATAACAGCCGCACTGAGTGTATAGAGGGCAGGGACTGTTACTGCTTCCTGCACTGTCCCGATGAATAGAagcgagcagctgcagggagaaaaaaaaaaaacaacttaattcTCTCCCTGCAGCCACGGCTCCAGTTCCCCTTAAAGGTGCAGGTAGACATTACAGCCATCACCTTCTGTGGCTTATCATAACAGTCTGTTTCTTACAGCCCTGCATCCCAGAAACCTGCACACATCAACTTTACCTGCGCGGATTAGCAAAGCCAGCGATGTATAATCAGATGGGCGAGGAGAGCCCGACCCTGCTGTGAGCCGGCTACGGGAGCCCACCATGTAAAGCCTGGGCCCAGGACGGCCTGCACCTGCCCACCGGACCCACCCGCACGGATAGGTCTATAGCTCCTCCTATAAACCGCCAATCAGCAATTCTTCTACTAAATGGCCCTGTAATGTCGTCACTCCCGAGACGTGGCATCAcataaaggggatctgtcacttgtcaaaaatgtataatggttttacctggtgtaaatgtcgATGTTCTGCTGAATCCggcaatgtttttcttttgttcctgcgcctctcagtTCCCCAGTTACAGCCTCTTTATACCTATATGTAAATCAAGTTGTGGGGGCGGTTAGCGAAGTGGGTGTGGCTTACTGTTCTGTGGGCGTCTCCCTGATGAACACACCCCCTCAGTATAAATGGCTACCTTCACTTACAGGGCCACATCTCGGGAACAGAGAGGAGCAGGGACAAAAGCAAAACAtctccagattcaggagaacagcggcatttacaccagggggACAAGTGCCACAATTATGGaaagtgacaggtcccctttaagaggAGGTTTCAGGGAGTCTAATGCACTAAATAAGAAAAATGACATAAATCACTGGAAACGGCAGAAAATACCGAGCGGGTGACCGAGGACGGAGCCGCTTTTACCATTTTCCTGTGGTTTGAGGCATTTTACAAATAACATTTCTGCGGCATAGCCTCTTCACGAGTGTTCTCAGGTCAGTGGCCACGTCCTTATCCTCACCACCGCGTCCCATCGCCACTATCCTCACCTCCACGCCCTTATCCTCACCACCGCGTCCCATCGCCACTATCCTCACCTCCACGCCCTTATCCTCACCACCGCGTCCCATCGCCACTATCCTCACCTCCACGCCCTTATCCTCACCACCGCGTCCCATCGCCACTATCATCACCTCCACGCCCTTATCCTCACCACCGCTACTATCCTCACCACCGCGTCCCATCGCTACTATCCTCACCTCCACGCCCTTATCCTCACCACCGCTACTATCCTCACCTCCGCGTCCCATCGCTACTATCCTCACCTCCACGCCCTTATCCTCACCACCGCTACTATCCTCACCACCGCGTCCCATCGCTACTATCCTCACCTCCACGCCCTTATCCTCACCACCGCTACTATCCTCACCACCGCGTCCCATCGCTACTATCCTCACCTCCACGCCCTTATCCTCACCACCGCTACTATCCTCACCTCCGCGTCCCATCGCTACTATCCTCACCTCCACGCCCTTATCCTCACCACCGCTACTATCCTCACCACCGCGTCCCATCGCTACTATCCTCACCTCCACGTCCTTATCCTCACCACCGCGTCCCATCGCCACTATCCTCACCTCCACGCCCTTATCCTCACCACCGCGTCCCATCGCCACTATCCTCACCTCCACGCCCTTATCCTCACCACCGCATCCCATCGCCACTATCCTCACCTCCACGCCCTTATCCTCACCACCGCGTCCCACCGCTACTATCCTCACCTCCACGTCCTTATCCTCACCACCGCGTCCCATCGCCACTATCCATGGCCTTATCCTCACCACCGCGTCCCACCGCTACTATCCTCACCACCGCGTCCCATCGCCACTATCCTCACCTCCACGTCCTTATCCTCACCACCGCGTCCCATCGCTACTATCCTCACCTCCACGCCCTTATCCTCACCACCGCGTCCCATCGCCACTATCCTCGTCCTTATCCTCACCACCGCGTCCCACCGCTACTATCCTCACCTCCACGTCCCATCGCCACTATCCTCGTCCTTATCCTCACCACCGCGTCCCATCGCCACTATCCTCACCACCGCGTCCCATCGCCACTATCCTCACCTCCACGTCCTTATCCTCACCTCCACGCCCTTATCCTCACCACCGCGTCCCATCGCCACTATCCTCACCTCCACGCCCTTATCCTCACCACCGCGTCTCATCGCCACTATCCTCACCTCCACGTCCCATCGCCACTATCCTCACCTCCACGTCCCATCGCCACTATCCTCACCACCGCGTCCCATCGCCACTATCCTCACCTCCACGTCCTTATCCTCACCACCGCGTCCCATCGCTACTATCCTCACCTCCACGCCCTTATTCTCACCACCGCGTCCCATCGCTACTATCCTCACCACCGCGTCCCATCGCTACTATCCTCACCTCCACGTCCCATCGCTACTATCCTCACCTCCACGCCCTTATCCTCGCCACCGCGTCCCATCGCCACTATCCTCACCTCCACGTCCTTATCCTCACCACCGCGTCCCATCGCTACTATCCTCACCTCCACGTCCTTATCCTCACCATCGCGTCCCATCGCTACTATCCTCACCTCCACGCCCTTATCCTCACCACCGCGTCCCATCGCTACTATCCTCACCTCCACGTCCTTATCCTCACCACCGCGTCCCATCGCCACTATCCTCACCTCCACGTCCTTATCCTCACCACCGCGTCCCATCGCCACTATCCTCACCTCCACGTCCTTATCCTCACCACCGCGTCCCATCGCCACTATCCTCACCTCCACGTCCTTATCCTCACCACCGCGTCCCATCGCCACTATCCTCACCTCCACGTCCTTATCCTCACCACCGCGTCCCATCGCCACTATCCTCACCTCCACGTCCTTATCCTCACCACCGCGTCCCATCGCCACTATCCTCACCTCCACGTCCTTATCCTCACCACCGCGTCCCATCGCCACTATCCTCACCTCCACGTCCTTATCCTCACCACCGCGTCCCATCGCCACTATCCTCACCTCCACGTCCTTATCCTCACCACCGCGTCCCATCGCTACTATCCTCACCTCCACGTCCTTATCCTCACCACCGCGTCCCATCGCCACTATCCTCACCTCCACGTCCTTATCCTCACCACCGCGTCCCATCGCCACTATCCTCACCTCCACGTCCTTATCCTCACCACCGCGTCCCATCGCCACTATCCTCACCTCCACGTCCTTATCCTCACCACCGCGTCCCATCGCTACTATCCTCACCTCCACGTCCTTATCCTCACCACTGCGTCCCATCGCCACTATCCTCACCTCCACGTCCTTATCCTCACCACCGCGTCCCATCGCCACTATCCTCACCTCCACGTCCTTATCCTCACCACCGCGTCCCATCGCCACTATCCTCACCTCCACGTCCTTATCCTCACCACCGCGTCCCATCGCCACTATCCTCACCTCCACGTCCTTATCCTCACCACCGCGTCCCATCGCTACTATCCTCACCTCCACGTCCTTATCCTCACCACCGCGTCCCATCGCCACTATCCTCACCTCCACGTCCTTATCCTCACCACCGCGTCCCATCGCCACTATCCTCACCTCCACGTCCTTATCCTCACCACCGCGTCCCATCGCCACTATCCTCACCTCCACGTCCTTATCCTCACCACCGCGTCCCATCGCCACTATCCTCACCTCCACGCCCTTATCCTCACCACCGCGTCCCATCGCCACTATCCTCACCTCCACGTCCTTATCCTCACCACCGCGTCCCATCGCCACTATCCTCACCTCCACGTCCTTATCCTCACCACCGCGTCCCATCGCCACTATCCTCACCTCCACGTCCTTATCCTCACCACCGCGTCCCATCGCCACTATCCTCACCTCCACGTCCTTATCCTCACCACCGCGTCCCATCGCTACTTTCCTCACCTCCACGCCCTTATCCTCACCACCGCGTCCCATCGCTACTATCCTCACCTCCACGCCCTTATCCTCACCACCGCGTCCCATCGCCACTATCCTCACCTCCACGTCCTTATCCTCACCACCGCGTCCCATCGCTACTATCCTCACCTCCACGCCCTTATCCTCACCACCGCGTCCCATCGCCACTATCCTCACCTCCACGTCCTTATCCTCACCACCGCGTCCCATCGCCACTATCCTCACCTCCACGTCCTTATCCTCACCACCGCGTCCCATCGCCACTATCCTCACCTCCACGTCCTTATCCTCACCACCGCGTCCCATCGCCACTATCCTCACCTCCACGTCCTTATCCTCACCACCGCGTCCCATCGCCACTATCCTCACCTCCACGTCCTTATCCTCACCACCGCGTCCCATCGCCACTATGCTCACCTCCACGTCCTTATCCTCACCACCGCGTCCCATCGCCACTATCCTCACCTCCACGTCCTTATCCTCACCACCGCGTCCCATCGCCACTATCCTCGTCCTTATCCTCACCACCGCGTCCCATCGCCACTATCCTCACCACCGCGTCCCATCGCCACTATCCTCACCTCCACGTCCTTATCCTCACCACCGCGTCCCATCGCTACTATCCTCACCTCCACGCCCTTATCCTCACCACCGCGTCCCATCGCTACTATCCTCACCACCGCGTCCCATCGCTACTATCCTCACCTCCACGTCCCATCGCTACTATCCTCACCTCCACGCCCTTATCCTCACCACCGCGTCCCATCGCCACTATCCTCACCTCCACTTCCTTATCCTCACCACCGCGTCCCATCGCTACTATCCTCACCTCCACGTCCTTATCCTCACCACCGCGTCCCATCGCCACTATCCTCACCTCCACGTCCTTATCCTCATCACCGCGTCCCATCGCTACTATCCTCACCTCCACGTCCTTATCCTCACCACCGCGTCCCATTGCCACTATCCTCACCTCCACGCCCTTATCCTCACCACCGCGTCCCATCGCTACTATCCTCACCTCCACGCCCTTATCCTCACCACCGCGTCCCATCGCTACTATCCTCACCTCCACGTCCTTATCCTCACCACCGCGTCCCATCGCCACTATCCTCACCTCCACGTCCTTATCCTCACCACCGCGTCCCATCGCCACTATCCTCACCTCCACGTCCTTATCCTCACCACCGCGTCCCATCGCCACTATCCTCACCTCCACGTCCTTATCCTCACCACCGCGTCCCATCGCCACTATCCTCACCTCCACGTCCTTATCCTCACCACCGCGTCCCATCGCCACTATCCTCACCTCCACGTCCTTATCCTCACCACCGCGTCCCATCGCTACTATCCTCACCTCCACGTCCTTATCCTCACCACCGCGTCCCATCGCCACTATCCTCACCTCCACGCCCTTATCCTCACCACCGCGTCCCATCGCCACTATCCTCACCTCCACGTCCTTATCCTCACCACCGCGTCCCATCGCCACTATCCTCACCTCCACGTCCTTATCCTCACCACCGCGTCCCATCGCTACTATCCTCACCTCCACAGCCTTATCCTCACCACCGCGTCCCATCGCCACTATCCTCACCTCCACGCCCTTATCCTCACCACTGCGTCCCATCGCCACTATCCTCACCTCCACGTCCTTATCCTCACCACCGCGTCCCATCGCCACTATCCTCACCTCCACACCCTTATCCTCACCACCGCGTCCCATCGCCACTATCCTCACCTCCACGTCCCATCGCCACTATCCTCACCTCCACGCCCTTATCCTCACCCCCGCGTCCCATCGCCCttatcctcaccccccccccccgtcccatcGCCACTATCCTCACCACCGCGTCTCATCGCCGCTATCCTCACCTCCACGTCCTTATCCTCATCACCGCGTCCCATCGCCGCTATCCTCACCTCCACGTCCTTATCCTCACCACCGCGTCCCATCGCCACTATCCTCACCTCCACGTCCTTATCCTCATCACCGCGTCCCATCGCTACTATCCTCACCTCCACGTCCTTATCCTCACCACCGCGTCCCATTGCCACTATCCTCACCTCCACGCCCTTATCCTCACCACCGCGTCCCATCGCTACTATCCTCACCTCCACGCCCTTATCCTCACCACCGCGTCCCATCGCTACTATCCTCACCTCCACGTCCTTATCCTCACCACCGCGTCCCATCGCCACTATCCTCACCTCCACGTCCTTATCCTCACCACC is a genomic window containing:
- the PECR gene encoding peroxisomal trans-2-enoyl-CoA reductase → MTCGDMAARGVFAPGLFKNKVAIVTGGGTGIGKAIAAELLGLGCNVVIASRKLERLKEAAKELVSQISPTNPSMVTALQCNIRQEEEVESLVQSTLSVYGRIDFLVNNGGGQFPCPSEAITSKGWNAVVETNLTGTFYCCKAVYNAWMKEHGGAIVNIVADMWRGFPIMAHTGAARAAVDNLTKSLAIEWAYTGVRVNSVAPGTIFSKTAVENYKDGGPAMFYNYIPKIPAKRLGLPEEISPMVCFLLSPAASFITGETVKVDAGQSLYHSHWEVPDHDRWPQAPDGENAEALKKMIAELPPSKL